From the Methylomonas sp. MK1 genome, one window contains:
- a CDS encoding transaldolase family protein produces MLEIYLDSADVAGIKNLCPALPLAGVTTNPSIMATGGIGLHELLPILTDIIGPQARFHVQVLNNSVDGIIAEAHKLHELPFDIIVKIPAHTAGLSAIKQLKKDNIPLLATAIYNVQQGMLAALHGADYLAPYLNRIDNQGFDGIAVVSDLQALIDRYQLPSKLLVASFKNVNQVLQVLKLGVGAVTLPLDIAQQILTTPATDTAVAKFSHDWQAAFADKLSFES; encoded by the coding sequence ATGTTAGAAATATATTTAGATAGCGCCGATGTAGCCGGCATCAAAAACCTTTGCCCAGCTTTACCCTTGGCGGGCGTTACCACCAATCCGTCGATTATGGCGACCGGCGGAATCGGTCTACATGAACTGTTACCGATACTGACAGACATCATTGGCCCACAAGCGCGGTTTCATGTACAAGTGCTTAATAACTCGGTTGACGGTATCATCGCGGAAGCGCACAAACTCCACGAGTTACCGTTCGACATCATTGTCAAAATACCTGCGCATACCGCTGGTTTAAGTGCTATCAAACAACTGAAAAAAGATAATATCCCTCTATTAGCCACTGCGATTTACAACGTGCAGCAAGGGATGCTTGCAGCGCTGCATGGCGCGGATTACCTGGCTCCCTATCTCAACCGCATCGACAATCAAGGCTTTGACGGGATTGCTGTAGTCAGCGATTTGCAAGCCTTAATCGACCGCTACCAATTGCCCAGCAAACTTTTGGTTGCCAGCTTCAAAAACGTCAATCAGGTTTTGCAGGTGTTAAAACTCGGCGTGGGCGCGGTAACCTTGCCGCTGGACATTGCCCAGCAAATCTTGACCACTCCAGCTACCGACACTGCCGTTGCGAAATTCAGCCACGACTGGCAAGCGGCATTTGCCGATAAACTGTCTTTTGAAAGCTAA
- a CDS encoding Rho-binding antiterminator has translation MSECRIACDLHDYIEIACLYGYRVRLTLKDKGIVEGRALNIVTEERHEFLLLDQNSIGKIALDQLAKLQVLTPNARFTEVIF, from the coding sequence ATGAGCGAATGCCGGATCGCTTGCGATTTGCACGACTATATCGAAATTGCCTGTCTGTATGGCTATCGGGTCAGATTGACGTTAAAAGACAAAGGAATCGTCGAGGGCCGGGCACTGAATATCGTGACCGAAGAAAGACACGAATTTTTGTTGTTGGACCAAAACTCAATTGGGAAAATCGCGCTGGATCAACTGGCAAAACTGCAAGTACTGACGCCGAACGCACGCTTTACCGAGGTGATTTTCTAA
- a CDS encoding DUF1624 domain-containing protein: protein MDTVSSSRRLASIDILRGLVMVLMTLDHTRDFFSASHFSPTDLDKTSVALFLTRWITHFCAPVFVFLAGTSAYLWQSRRGADAPLSRFLLERGLLLLVLTCTVEAWSWNFRADLRHIDGGVLWAIAWSMIALAGLAKLRLGWCVALGATMIVGHNAFDALKPVDLGSFGPWWAVLHTGDDVPFGDGWLLNPYYPLIPWIGVMAVGFGFGKLLTNDVWRTRRRLFTLGLTLIGAFLVLRFSNLYGDPKPWQNYPDPVFTVLSFINCHKYPPSLLYLLMTLGPALLILALAEGKAAERFGFLQVFGRTPLFFYLLHLYLIHGLAVLMAAITDGPVAAIIGGGIWSPELPQDYGYGLPVVYGIWLFVVLTLYPICQSFETLKARKPHWRWLKYL, encoded by the coding sequence TTGGATACCGTTTCATCTTCCAGACGCTTAGCGTCTATCGACATCTTGCGCGGCTTGGTCATGGTGTTGATGACACTGGATCATACCCGCGATTTTTTCAGTGCCAGTCATTTCAGCCCTACCGATCTGGATAAGACTTCAGTGGCCTTGTTTCTGACCCGCTGGATCACGCATTTCTGCGCGCCGGTGTTCGTGTTTTTGGCCGGCACCAGCGCATATCTGTGGCAGAGTCGCCGGGGAGCGGATGCGCCGTTGAGCAGATTTTTGCTGGAGCGTGGTCTGTTACTGCTGGTTTTGACCTGCACCGTGGAAGCCTGGTCGTGGAATTTTCGCGCCGATCTGCGGCACATCGATGGCGGCGTGTTGTGGGCGATTGCTTGGTCGATGATCGCGCTGGCCGGGCTGGCAAAGTTGCGGTTGGGTTGGTGTGTGGCGTTGGGTGCGACCATGATAGTGGGGCATAACGCTTTCGATGCACTCAAGCCTGTCGACTTGGGAAGTTTCGGGCCTTGGTGGGCAGTGTTACACACTGGGGACGATGTGCCGTTCGGTGACGGCTGGCTACTTAATCCCTATTACCCGTTGATTCCATGGATAGGCGTGATGGCCGTGGGCTTCGGATTTGGAAAGTTATTGACTAACGACGTCTGGCGCACGCGGCGTAGGCTTTTTACCTTGGGCCTAACATTGATAGGCGCATTCTTGGTACTGCGTTTCAGCAATCTGTACGGCGACCCCAAGCCTTGGCAAAACTATCCGGACCCGGTGTTTACCGTATTGTCGTTTATCAACTGCCACAAATACCCGCCGTCCTTGTTGTATTTGTTAATGACCTTGGGGCCGGCGTTGCTGATCTTGGCGCTGGCCGAGGGCAAGGCAGCGGAACGCTTCGGTTTTTTACAAGTATTCGGCAGGACCCCGCTGTTCTTTTATCTGCTGCACTTGTACCTGATTCATGGTCTGGCAGTATTGATGGCGGCAATCACGGACGGACCGGTGGCGGCAATAATCGGCGGCGGTATTTGGTCGCCGGAATTACCGCAAGACTACGGTTATGGTTTGCCGGTGGTTTATGGCATTTGGCTGTTTGTGGTGCTAACGCTGTATCCCATCTGCCAAAGTTTTGAAACCTTAAAAGCCCGCAAGCCGCATTGGCGCTGGCTCAAATATCTGTAA
- a CDS encoding DEAD/DEAH box helicase: protein MPFSNLGLSEALIKAIADSGYTTPTPIQSKAIPAVLTGRDLLAAAQTGTGKTAGFTLPILHRLAQTDYGRNRPVRALILTPTRELAAQVAESVAKYGAHQQPRLKSEVVFGGVKINPQMMRLRGGVDILTATPGRLLDLVSQNAVKLDKVEMLVLDEADRMLDMGFIKDIRKILAMLPKKRQNLLFSATFSADIRKLTGDLLVNPVKIEVAVENAAADLIDQRVYTVSKTAKTALLTHLVKTKDWQQVLVFTSTKHGANKLTEKLNIANIKAAAIHGNKSQGARTSALAGFKAGDIRVLVATDVAARGIDIAQLPHVVNFELPRSSADYVHRIGRTGRAGQNGQAVSLVSQDEYQALRLVEKLIGLQIPREQVDGFSAA, encoded by the coding sequence ATGCCATTTTCCAATCTCGGTTTATCCGAGGCTTTAATAAAAGCTATTGCCGATTCCGGCTACACCACCCCTACACCTATTCAAAGTAAAGCCATACCCGCCGTGTTAACAGGCCGAGACTTACTGGCCGCCGCGCAAACCGGCACCGGCAAGACCGCCGGCTTTACCTTACCGATCTTGCACCGTTTGGCGCAAACCGACTATGGCCGCAATCGGCCCGTGCGCGCCCTGATCTTGACGCCCACACGAGAACTCGCCGCGCAAGTTGCCGAATCCGTTGCCAAATACGGCGCGCATCAGCAACCGCGCTTAAAGTCGGAAGTGGTGTTTGGCGGCGTGAAGATCAATCCACAAATGATGCGCTTGCGCGGCGGCGTGGACATTCTGACCGCAACGCCGGGGCGTCTGCTGGATTTGGTCAGTCAAAACGCAGTAAAACTGGATAAAGTAGAAATGTTGGTGCTGGACGAAGCTGACCGCATGTTGGACATGGGCTTTATCAAAGACATTCGCAAAATCCTGGCCATGCTGCCGAAAAAACGCCAAAACCTGTTGTTTTCCGCGACTTTTTCCGCCGATATTCGCAAGTTAACCGGCGATTTGCTGGTTAATCCGGTCAAAATCGAAGTGGCCGTGGAAAACGCCGCCGCCGACTTGATAGACCAACGGGTTTATACCGTCAGTAAAACCGCGAAAACCGCCTTGTTGACCCATCTGGTGAAAACTAAAGACTGGCAGCAAGTATTGGTGTTTACCAGTACCAAGCACGGCGCCAACAAACTCACCGAAAAACTGAACATCGCCAATATCAAGGCTGCCGCGATTCACGGCAATAAAAGCCAGGGCGCCAGAACCAGCGCTTTGGCGGGTTTCAAAGCCGGTGACATTCGCGTGTTGGTCGCCACCGACGTGGCAGCGCGCGGCATCGATATTGCCCAATTGCCGCACGTGGTGAATTTCGAATTACCGCGCTCGTCCGCCGATTATGTACACCGCATCGGCAGAACCGGCCGGGCCGGACAAAACGGCCAGGCGGTTTCGTTGGTATCGCAAGACGAATATCAGGCCTTGCGTCTAGTGGAAAAACTAATAGGCCTGCAAATACCCCGCGAGCAAGTAGACGGCTTCTCGGCCGCTTAA
- a CDS encoding sirohydrochlorin chelatase: MTHLLVVAHGSRREASNLEIRELIKQLRLTATRFAAIDCAFLEIAEPTIEQGLRQQIAQGARQIVVMPYFLSAGRHVSIDIPEHVQRIRDTHPQIDIRIANHLGAAEKIGGIVLDLASLAI; the protein is encoded by the coding sequence GTGACACATTTGTTAGTGGTGGCGCACGGCAGCCGTCGGGAAGCCTCTAACCTTGAAATTCGTGAGCTGATAAAACAACTGCGACTGACGGCTACCCGCTTCGCGGCAATAGACTGTGCTTTTCTGGAGATCGCCGAACCGACTATCGAGCAAGGCTTACGCCAACAAATAGCCCAGGGCGCGCGGCAGATTGTCGTGATGCCTTATTTCCTGTCAGCGGGACGCCACGTCAGCATCGATATTCCCGAACACGTGCAAAGGATACGCGACACACATCCGCAAATCGACATACGTATTGCCAACCATTTGGGCGCCGCGGAAAAAATCGGCGGCATAGTACTCGATCTGGCCAGTTTGGCTATTTGA
- a CDS encoding SOUL family heme-binding protein, with translation MKNPLALLGSLILTGCTVMGIRSSAEPQYQLLSERGDVQIRQYPPLLIAETVIDADYAQAGNIGFNRLAGYIFGGNQQKQQMAMTAPVFRENAGEQIEMTAPVLQQAVGNKWTMAFVMPAGYSLETLPTPIDPQVTIKVLPAKKVAVLRYSGSLNLEQINDKSQLLLAWLEQQQLTPLSAPRSAAYDPPWTLPALRRNEIHIDIE, from the coding sequence ATGAAAAACCCCTTAGCCCTACTCGGCAGCCTGATTTTGACCGGATGCACAGTAATGGGCATTAGAAGCAGCGCCGAACCGCAATACCAATTGCTCTCCGAACGTGGGGACGTGCAAATCAGGCAGTATCCGCCCTTATTAATCGCCGAAACCGTCATTGACGCCGATTACGCGCAAGCCGGCAATATCGGTTTCAATCGCTTGGCCGGCTATATTTTTGGCGGCAATCAGCAAAAACAGCAGATGGCCATGACCGCCCCGGTGTTTCGCGAAAATGCCGGCGAACAAATCGAGATGACCGCGCCTGTGTTGCAGCAGGCTGTCGGTAACAAATGGACGATGGCTTTCGTGATGCCGGCGGGCTATAGTCTGGAGACCTTACCGACTCCAATCGATCCCCAAGTGACTATCAAAGTCTTACCCGCGAAAAAAGTCGCGGTGTTGCGCTATTCCGGCAGTCTTAACCTGGAACAAATTAACGACAAAAGCCAACTATTACTGGCTTGGCTTGAACAACAACAGCTCACACCTCTATCTGCCCCGCGTTCGGCGGCATACGATCCGCCTTGGACTTTACCCGCCTTGCGCCGCAACGAAATCCATATAGACATCGAATAA
- a CDS encoding thiol-disulfide oxidoreductase DCC family protein — MNNEYEFTLLYDGRCPICRKEVTWLQSRNKQNKLALQDIHAEDFNPAHYDKSLDELMAEIHGVCADGRLIKGMPVFYAAYSAVGLGWLMAPTRWPLLKPLFDRLYAWFARHRLRFGTLLGAKRCQDASCSIRSGHEKT; from the coding sequence ATGAATAACGAATACGAATTCACTCTGCTTTACGATGGCCGCTGCCCGATTTGCCGGAAGGAAGTGACCTGGTTACAGTCGCGAAACAAGCAAAACAAACTGGCTTTGCAAGATATTCATGCCGAGGATTTCAATCCAGCGCACTATGACAAATCGCTGGACGAATTGATGGCGGAAATCCATGGTGTGTGCGCCGATGGCCGCCTGATCAAGGGGATGCCGGTGTTTTACGCTGCTTACAGCGCTGTCGGCTTGGGATGGCTGATGGCTCCCACCCGCTGGCCCCTGCTAAAACCGCTGTTTGACCGTCTGTATGCATGGTTTGCCCGGCACCGTTTACGTTTCGGTACCTTGTTAGGCGCCAAACGCTGCCAAGATGCAAGTTGCAGCATTCGCTCCGGACATGAAAAAACATGA
- the ppgK gene encoding polyphosphate--glucose phosphotransferase — MQILGVDIGGSGIKGAIVDSLTGELVSERHRIDTPQPATPEAVAAVLAQLVLHFGWTGPIGCGFPAAIQQGVVRTAANISKAFIGTNIDKLFSEATNCECHNLNDADAAGIAEMHFGEGAGQVGVVLLITIGTGLGTALFTDGNLLPNTELGHVYLENGLEAERFASDAARKLQDLGWKAWGNRFNVYLSTMEKLFWPDLIILGGGASKKFDKFKEQIAIKTPVKPAAFLNQAGIVGAALYAKSKVV; from the coding sequence ATGCAAATTCTCGGTGTGGATATTGGCGGTTCGGGTATCAAAGGTGCGATTGTCGATAGCTTGACGGGCGAACTGGTTTCCGAACGGCATCGGATCGATACGCCGCAACCTGCAACACCGGAGGCGGTAGCAGCGGTGCTGGCGCAATTGGTATTGCATTTTGGCTGGACGGGGCCCATTGGTTGCGGTTTTCCAGCAGCGATTCAACAGGGCGTGGTGCGCACGGCGGCGAATATTTCCAAGGCCTTTATTGGCACCAATATCGATAAATTGTTTTCAGAAGCCACCAACTGCGAGTGTCACAACTTAAACGATGCAGACGCCGCCGGTATCGCGGAAATGCATTTTGGCGAGGGTGCGGGCCAAGTGGGTGTAGTCTTGTTGATTACCATCGGCACCGGCCTGGGGACCGCGCTGTTTACCGATGGCAATCTGCTACCCAATACGGAACTGGGTCATGTGTATCTGGAAAACGGTCTGGAGGCCGAGCGCTTCGCATCCGATGCCGCCCGTAAATTGCAAGATTTGGGTTGGAAAGCTTGGGGCAATCGCTTCAACGTTTATTTGAGTACGATGGAAAAACTGTTCTGGCCCGATCTGATCATTTTGGGCGGTGGCGCGAGTAAAAAATTCGATAAATTCAAAGAGCAGATAGCCATAAAAACCCCGGTCAAGCCCGCCGCTTTTTTGAATCAAGCCGGTATCGTCGGCGCGGCGCTGTATGCCAAATCCAAAGTTGTCTGA
- a CDS encoding (2Fe-2S)-binding protein: MTTLNINGKSRKINLPADTPLLWALRDQLGLTGTKYGCGMALCGACTVHVDGEPTRACVTPISAAAGKKIVTIEAIEQDETGKKVQDAWLSLGVPQCGYCQAGQVMSATALLKQHPQPSDADIDKAMSGNLCRCGTYPRIRAAIKQAAGLPEVQS; encoded by the coding sequence ATGACAACGCTTAATATCAACGGTAAAAGCCGCAAGATAAATCTGCCCGCTGACACACCACTGCTTTGGGCGCTGCGCGACCAATTAGGATTGACCGGCACGAAGTACGGCTGCGGGATGGCGTTGTGCGGTGCCTGCACGGTACATGTGGATGGAGAACCGACCCGCGCCTGTGTCACGCCTATTTCGGCTGCGGCGGGCAAAAAAATTGTCACTATCGAAGCTATAGAGCAGGACGAGACCGGTAAAAAAGTCCAGGATGCCTGGCTGAGTTTAGGTGTACCGCAGTGCGGCTATTGCCAGGCCGGGCAAGTCATGAGTGCTACCGCACTGCTTAAACAGCATCCGCAACCCAGCGATGCCGATATCGATAAAGCCATGAGCGGCAATCTATGCCGTTGCGGCACCTATCCGCGCATTCGCGCCGCGATCAAGCAGGCCGCCGGTTTGCCGGAGGTGCAATCATGA
- a CDS encoding xanthine dehydrogenase family protein molybdopterin-binding subunit, producing the protein MKNSAEFLQADIEQSDTDDGYLIDNISRRTFIKQFALSGFVLAVGLPTLLRADEAAAPAAAGKFGADAMPHGWVDNPLVFVAIAADGAVSIICHRSEMGQGVRTSLPMVVADELEADWSKVHVVQAPGDEKRFGNQDTDGSRSMRHFFMPMRRVGAAARQMLEAAAAARWRVPITEVRAEQHHILHIASGKTLGYGELAKAAAKLPVPDRDSLRLKNSTEFRYIGKGRQGVYDGADIVSGRAMYGIDTQLKGLLYAVVARPPVLGGKLSKYDASAALKVPGVIKIVELPSSPLPAEFNPLGGIAVIASNTWAAIQGRNALKIEWDNGEHAGYDSLAYKAELEAAVRQSGKVVRQQGDVDAALQGAAKRLEAEYYLPHLAQAPMEPPAATARIVKGHCEIWTCTQAPQLSRDKVAKWLKLPEDKVTVNVTLLGGGFGRKSKPDYVIEAALLSQAMRGNPVKVTWTREDDLHHAYFHTVSLERLEAGLDAQGKPVAWLHRTAAPSISSTFGPDSKQQMPVELGMGVINVPFAIDNLRIENPAAAAHTRIGWFRSVSNIPHAFAVQSFVAEMAAAAGRDHRDFLLDLIGPARRIDPTSLNDTWNHGESPALYPVDTGRLRRVIETVTREAGWGRQLAKGQGLGLAAHYSFVTYVAVVVEVAVDETGKLSIPRVDVAVDCGPQVNPERIRSQIEGACIMGVSLATLGEISFKNGAVQQDNFHAYQLTRIDDAPREIKVHLLPAAEFDTPLGGVGEPGVPPIAPALCNAIFAATGQRIRQLPIRDQLLKD; encoded by the coding sequence ATGAAAAATTCAGCAGAATTTCTGCAAGCCGATATCGAGCAAAGCGATACCGACGACGGGTATTTGATCGACAACATCAGCCGCCGGACCTTTATCAAGCAGTTCGCCTTGAGCGGCTTTGTGTTGGCCGTTGGCCTGCCTACTTTGCTCAGAGCGGACGAAGCCGCCGCGCCGGCTGCTGCCGGCAAGTTCGGTGCTGATGCGATGCCGCACGGTTGGGTCGATAATCCTTTGGTTTTTGTGGCCATCGCCGCCGATGGCGCGGTAAGTATCATCTGTCACCGTTCCGAGATGGGGCAGGGGGTACGTACCAGCTTGCCGATGGTGGTGGCCGATGAGCTGGAAGCTGATTGGTCTAAAGTACATGTTGTGCAAGCGCCTGGTGACGAAAAGCGTTTCGGCAATCAAGACACCGACGGCTCGCGTAGCATGCGCCACTTTTTCATGCCGATGCGCCGAGTCGGCGCGGCTGCCAGACAAATGCTGGAAGCTGCCGCCGCAGCGCGCTGGCGCGTGCCGATAACGGAAGTCCGCGCCGAGCAACACCATATACTGCACATCGCCAGCGGCAAAACCTTGGGCTACGGCGAGTTAGCCAAAGCCGCGGCAAAGTTGCCGGTGCCAGACCGCGACAGCTTGCGTTTGAAGAATTCGACGGAATTTCGTTACATCGGCAAAGGCCGGCAAGGCGTTTACGACGGCGCGGATATTGTGTCCGGACGCGCTATGTATGGCATCGATACCCAACTGAAAGGTCTGCTTTACGCCGTCGTGGCGCGGCCGCCGGTGTTGGGCGGCAAGCTTTCAAAATATGACGCTAGTGCCGCGCTTAAAGTGCCGGGAGTCATAAAAATTGTCGAATTGCCTAGCAGTCCGCTTCCTGCCGAATTCAATCCGTTGGGTGGTATCGCGGTGATTGCAAGCAACACCTGGGCGGCGATCCAGGGCCGAAATGCCTTAAAAATCGAGTGGGACAATGGGGAACACGCCGGCTACGATTCGCTAGCCTACAAAGCCGAACTGGAAGCCGCCGTCCGCCAGTCGGGTAAGGTGGTGCGCCAACAAGGCGATGTCGATGCCGCATTGCAAGGCGCAGCCAAGCGCCTGGAAGCGGAATATTATTTGCCGCATCTGGCCCAAGCACCGATGGAACCGCCGGCGGCGACGGCCCGCATCGTCAAGGGACATTGCGAAATCTGGACGTGTACCCAGGCGCCGCAATTATCCCGGGATAAAGTCGCAAAATGGCTGAAATTGCCGGAAGACAAAGTGACCGTCAATGTCACGCTGTTGGGCGGCGGTTTCGGGCGTAAATCCAAACCCGACTACGTCATTGAAGCGGCTTTGTTATCGCAGGCTATGCGAGGCAATCCGGTGAAAGTGACCTGGACCCGCGAAGACGATCTGCATCATGCCTATTTCCATACCGTTTCCTTGGAGAGGTTGGAAGCGGGCTTGGATGCACAGGGTAAGCCGGTAGCCTGGCTGCACAGAACCGCTGCTCCTAGCATTTCCTCCACATTCGGACCGGACAGCAAGCAACAAATGCCGGTGGAATTGGGCATGGGTGTGATCAATGTGCCGTTTGCAATCGACAATCTGCGCATCGAAAACCCGGCGGCGGCGGCGCATACCCGTATCGGCTGGTTTCGCTCGGTGTCCAATATTCCACATGCGTTTGCCGTGCAGTCGTTTGTGGCTGAAATGGCGGCGGCAGCCGGACGCGATCATCGGGATTTTCTGTTGGATTTAATCGGCCCGGCCCGGCGGATCGATCCGACCAGTTTAAATGACACCTGGAACCACGGCGAATCGCCCGCGCTTTACCCCGTCGATACCGGCCGTCTGCGCCGCGTAATCGAAACGGTGACCCGCGAGGCCGGCTGGGGGCGTCAGCTGGCCAAGGGGCAGGGCTTGGGTTTGGCCGCGCATTATAGTTTCGTGACCTATGTCGCTGTGGTTGTGGAAGTAGCGGTCGATGAGACCGGCAAGTTGAGCATCCCCAGAGTCGATGTGGCGGTGGATTGCGGTCCGCAAGTCAATCCCGAGCGGATTCGCTCGCAAATTGAGGGCGCTTGCATCATGGGTGTTAGTTTGGCGACGCTGGGCGAAATTAGTTTTAAAAACGGTGCGGTACAGCAGGATAACTTTCATGCGTATCAGCTCACCCGCATCGACGATGCGCCGCGCGAAATCAAAGTGCATTTGCTGCCGGCCGCGGAATTCGATACACCCTTGGGCGGTGTTGGCGAACCAGGCGTGCCGCCGATTGCACCGGCCCTGTGCAACGCTATTTTTGCGGCCACGGGTCAGCGGATTCGGCAATTACCGATACGGGATCAGCTTTTGAAAGACTGA
- a CDS encoding PA4780 family RIO1-like protein kinase, with protein sequence MKTPKRLEPLIDSGLVDEVIGSLKSGKEAAVYVVRCGGEICCAKVYKEADQRSFKQSVLYQEGRKVRNSRRARAMEKGSSYGRKEQESAWQNAEVTALYRLADAGVRVPKPYNFIDGVLLMELVADADGHPAPRLNDLEMPAELAREYHAFLIGQIVRMLCDGLVHGDLSEYNVLVGRDGPVIIDLPQAVDAAGNNNARVMLERDVANMAAYFGQFAPELLQTNFGKEMWKLYQSGDLHPETNLTGHFEDNAKPADLRSVIREIDAAREENEAKQRFLQTP encoded by the coding sequence ATGAAAACACCGAAAAGACTCGAACCATTAATCGATAGCGGCCTGGTCGACGAGGTCATTGGCTCGTTGAAAAGCGGCAAAGAGGCGGCTGTCTATGTAGTGCGCTGCGGCGGAGAAATTTGCTGCGCCAAAGTTTACAAGGAGGCCGACCAGCGCAGTTTCAAGCAAAGCGTGCTGTATCAAGAAGGCCGCAAAGTGCGAAATAGCCGTCGTGCCCGGGCGATGGAAAAAGGCAGCAGCTACGGCCGCAAAGAGCAGGAGTCGGCTTGGCAAAATGCTGAAGTGACAGCTTTATACCGCCTGGCGGATGCCGGCGTCCGAGTGCCAAAACCCTATAATTTCATCGACGGCGTCTTGCTGATGGAACTGGTGGCCGATGCCGACGGCCACCCGGCGCCTAGACTCAACGATCTGGAAATGCCGGCGGAGCTGGCGCGCGAATATCATGCGTTTCTGATTGGTCAGATCGTGCGCATGCTTTGCGATGGCCTGGTGCATGGCGACTTGTCCGAATACAACGTACTGGTCGGTCGTGACGGGCCGGTGATTATTGATTTACCGCAAGCCGTCGATGCCGCTGGCAATAACAACGCCCGAGTCATGCTGGAGCGCGACGTGGCCAATATGGCCGCCTATTTCGGCCAGTTCGCGCCGGAATTGTTGCAGACTAACTTTGGTAAGGAAATGTGGAAACTGTATCAAAGCGGCGACTTGCACCCTGAAACCAATCTGACCGGCCACTTCGAAGATAACGCCAAACCCGCCGACCTGCGTAGCGTGATCCGCGAGATAGACGCGGCCCGCGAAGAAAACGAGGCCAAGCAGCGTTTTTTACAGACTCCATAA
- a CDS encoding phytoene desaturase family protein has product MADSKHIIIVGAGPGGLCAGMLLSHRGFKVSIFDKHANVGGRNRAITMDGFTFDTGPTFLLMKGVLDEMFELCGRRSEDYMQFMPLSPMYRLLYDDREINVYSDRENMRAELERVFDEGSAGYERFMDNERSRFNRLYPCITRDYSNWSSFFSLDLIKAIPWLAFPKSVFNNLGQYFDKEKMRLAFCFQSKYLGMSPWECPALFTMLPYLEHEYGIYHVAGGLNKIATAMAQVVTESGGEIHLNAEIASLIVEDGATKGVRLQNGEEVRGDEVIVNADFAHAMTHLLEPGTLRKYDHQQLEKREYSCSTFMLYLGLDKLYDLPHHTIVFAKDYRTNINNIFSNKTLTEDFSFYVQNASVTDASLAPAGKSALYVLVPMPNNDSGVDWQAHCQEVREQVLYTLGARLGLTDIREHIECEKIITPGTWESEEHVYKGATFSLSHKFSQMLYWRPHNRFEELDNCYLVGGGTHPGSGLPTIYESARISSNLISRKHRVQFKEIQQSAWLKKAKA; this is encoded by the coding sequence ATGGCAGATTCAAAACATATCATCATCGTTGGCGCCGGCCCCGGCGGCTTGTGCGCCGGCATGTTATTAAGTCATCGCGGCTTTAAAGTATCCATATTTGATAAGCATGCCAACGTCGGCGGCCGCAATAGGGCCATTACGATGGATGGTTTTACCTTCGATACCGGCCCGACCTTTTTATTGATGAAGGGCGTACTGGATGAGATGTTTGAATTATGCGGCCGGCGTAGCGAAGACTACATGCAGTTCATGCCGCTCAGCCCTATGTATCGTTTGCTGTATGATGATCGCGAAATTAATGTCTATTCGGACAGAGAAAACATGCGCGCGGAACTGGAGCGAGTATTCGACGAAGGCAGCGCCGGCTATGAGCGCTTCATGGATAACGAACGCAGCCGTTTTAATCGGTTGTATCCGTGTATTACCCGCGATTACTCGAATTGGTCTTCGTTCTTCTCGTTGGATCTGATCAAAGCTATACCCTGGCTGGCGTTTCCGAAAAGCGTGTTCAACAACCTGGGCCAGTATTTTGATAAGGAAAAAATGCGCCTGGCGTTTTGCTTTCAGTCGAAGTATCTGGGCATGTCGCCTTGGGAGTGTCCGGCGCTGTTTACCATGTTGCCGTACCTGGAGCATGAATACGGTATTTACCACGTCGCTGGTGGTTTGAATAAGATTGCCACGGCGATGGCGCAAGTCGTCACCGAATCCGGCGGCGAGATTCATCTCAACGCCGAAATCGCCTCGTTGATCGTCGAAGACGGCGCGACCAAGGGCGTGAGATTGCAAAACGGCGAGGAAGTACGCGGCGATGAAGTGATCGTCAATGCCGATTTTGCCCACGCCATGACCCATTTGCTGGAACCGGGTACCTTGCGGAAGTACGATCATCAACAGTTGGAAAAACGCGAATATTCCTGCTCGACCTTCATGCTGTATTTGGGGCTCGACAAGCTATACGACCTGCCGCATCACACCATCGTGTTTGCTAAGGATTACCGTACCAATATCAACAATATCTTCAGCAATAAAACCTTGACTGAGGATTTCTCGTTTTACGTGCAAAACGCTTCGGTTACCGATGCTAGCCTAGCTCCAGCAGGCAAATCGGCTTTGTATGTGTTAGTGCCGATGCCCAACAATGACAGTGGCGTCGATTGGCAAGCGCATTGCCAGGAAGTTCGCGAACAAGTGCTGTATACGCTGGGAGCACGTCTGGGTTTAACCGACATTCGTGAACATATCGAATGCGAAAAAATCATCACCCCCGGCACCTGGGAAAGCGAAGAACACGTCTACAAGGGCGCTACGTTCAGCCTGTCGCACAAATTCAGCCAGATGCTGTACTGGCGGCCGCATAACCGCTTTGAAGAGTTGGACAACTGCTATCTGGTTGGCGGCGGTACCCATCCCGGTAGCGGATTGCCGACGATTTATGAGTCGGCGCGGATTTCTTCGAATCTGATTTCTCGCAAGCACCGGGTGCAATTCAAGGAAATCCAGCAAAGTGCCTGGCTGAAAAAAGCCAAGGCCTAA